In Mangrovivirga cuniculi, the following proteins share a genomic window:
- a CDS encoding Tc toxin subunit A — protein MVVEYSLDPVEEKELVVSGTIQLQNRQAAKQFIINAYDKDLRSEQLLGEGITDRNGKYIIKYNSKSILRAERGSADIFLRIYDPKNRLAGVSDILFNAPNIAKIDFNLKTDEVELLSEFDVIKLSISPLLSDVKITELDESEKHQDISFLSAETGYSQEQVLHFVQAHYFQADSNIDASFWYVVLGTSFYRNSQFKDLKEQRDIITQSLKKLDEPGIRKSLNIAFANNKIEPVGEEFIERWIILFEEYASVFEVTSKDTFTKKALEEVGIKNKNKQLKFAKAYSKHKSFSRELIEELKKEKFKVSEINDLQTTYDLNRYTNADFEIVKAIKQKFDVREPKNIRLVAKRSKKDWIDLVKKTPKANPMLLPKDNIIPKNQEKSLSEIYGVTLYEQFSAAFPTTAFSGELDRAIKSKNTSGLNNPREVKKVIDSNSEFEFLTTPIDEFAKENNELKNNENLRLEFKALQRVFKLTPDFESTNTLMNDNLHSAHSIYSMGESEFVRKYEKKPGFTKAKAIVTWRKAEATKIASTTIVAELKATQNAGAVAALEAGNEAISDFPNWENLFKGGDVCECKHCRSVYSPAAYFADLLMFLKDRKPKGISAKETLFNRRPDLGYLELNCANANVTLPYIDVVNEVLEAVVADGDNDKELPGFTTIDDSDLELAKSNVVAALQAQNLSIGENTHLARVNTSDNWVIHSDTFTYLLKKKGGANYFAEILRNTKAKADELRAYPQYVNPFAYQKLSSSKFPFSLPFDLYGEEVKASFKKLNISRWKLMQLFKGTTAPNNASEGEVASVYFGISVPDEKKLSFRHHRQHNLNFGEKMIMQPC, from the coding sequence ATGGTAGTTGAATATTCTCTTGATCCAGTAGAAGAAAAGGAATTAGTCGTATCCGGCACCATTCAACTTCAAAATAGACAGGCTGCCAAACAATTTATTATAAATGCATATGATAAAGATTTACGGTCCGAACAGCTATTAGGAGAAGGTATTACTGACAGAAATGGAAAATATATCATTAAATATAATTCTAAATCCATACTTAGGGCTGAACGTGGATCTGCGGATATTTTCTTAAGAATATACGATCCTAAAAATAGGCTTGCTGGAGTCTCTGACATCTTATTTAACGCACCAAATATAGCTAAAATTGATTTTAACCTTAAAACAGATGAAGTTGAACTTTTATCAGAATTCGATGTAATAAAATTATCAATATCCCCATTGCTCTCAGATGTAAAAATTACAGAATTAGATGAATCTGAGAAGCATCAGGATATATCATTCTTGAGTGCTGAAACCGGATATTCACAGGAACAGGTTTTACATTTTGTCCAGGCTCATTACTTTCAAGCAGACAGCAATATAGATGCCTCATTCTGGTATGTAGTTTTAGGTACATCATTCTATCGAAATTCTCAATTTAAAGACTTAAAGGAGCAACGAGATATAATTACCCAAAGCCTGAAAAAATTAGATGAACCTGGTATCCGCAAATCATTAAATATTGCCTTTGCCAATAATAAAATTGAACCTGTAGGAGAAGAGTTTATAGAAAGATGGATTATACTATTTGAAGAATATGCCAGTGTATTTGAAGTTACCTCAAAAGATACTTTTACAAAAAAAGCATTAGAAGAAGTTGGCATTAAGAATAAAAACAAACAACTGAAATTTGCAAAGGCTTATAGTAAACACAAGTCATTTTCCCGCGAATTAATTGAAGAGCTCAAAAAGGAAAAATTTAAAGTTTCAGAAATAAATGATTTACAAACAACATATGACCTTAACCGGTATACCAACGCCGATTTTGAAATTGTAAAGGCCATAAAACAAAAATTTGATGTTAGGGAACCAAAAAACATACGGCTTGTAGCTAAGAGGAGCAAAAAAGACTGGATAGACCTTGTTAAAAAGACACCTAAGGCTAATCCAATGTTATTGCCAAAAGATAATATCATCCCTAAAAATCAGGAGAAATCACTTTCTGAGATATATGGAGTAACATTATATGAACAATTTAGTGCAGCTTTTCCAACTACAGCATTTTCCGGAGAACTTGATAGAGCGATAAAATCAAAAAATACATCTGGATTAAATAATCCAAGAGAAGTAAAAAAAGTCATTGATTCAAATTCTGAATTTGAGTTTTTAACCACTCCAATTGACGAATTCGCCAAAGAAAACAATGAGCTAAAGAATAATGAAAATCTGAGACTGGAATTCAAAGCTTTACAGCGGGTTTTTAAGTTAACGCCTGATTTTGAATCAACAAACACACTCATGAATGACAATCTGCATTCGGCCCATAGTATATATAGCATGGGAGAATCAGAATTTGTTAGAAAATATGAGAAGAAGCCTGGGTTTACCAAAGCAAAAGCAATAGTTACCTGGCGAAAAGCAGAAGCAACAAAAATAGCTTCAACTACCATAGTAGCGGAATTAAAAGCTACTCAAAATGCAGGTGCCGTTGCCGCATTAGAAGCAGGAAATGAAGCGATTTCTGACTTTCCCAACTGGGAAAACCTATTCAAAGGAGGAGATGTTTGTGAATGTAAACATTGCCGTTCAGTGTATAGTCCCGCAGCATATTTTGCCGACCTTTTAATGTTTTTGAAAGACCGAAAGCCCAAAGGAATATCTGCAAAAGAGACACTATTTAATCGTCGACCTGACCTTGGATATCTTGAATTAAATTGTGCAAACGCTAATGTAACCCTTCCATACATCGATGTGGTAAATGAAGTGCTGGAAGCTGTAGTTGCAGATGGTGACAATGATAAGGAACTACCTGGATTTACCACCATAGATGATTCTGATTTAGAACTAGCCAAGTCAAATGTGGTTGCTGCACTTCAAGCTCAAAATCTAAGTATAGGGGAGAACACTCATCTAGCCAGGGTTAATACATCTGACAATTGGGTAATCCACTCTGACACCTTCACCTACTTATTAAAGAAAAAAGGGGGAGCAAACTATTTTGCAGAGATATTGCGAAACACCAAAGCTAAAGCTGATGAACTTCGAGCTTACCCGCAGTACGTCAATCCTTTCGCTTATCAGAAATTAAGCTCATCAAAATTTCCTTTTTCACTACCTTTTGATTTGTATGGAGAAGAAGTTAAAGCATCCTTTAAAAAGCTAAATATCAGTCGATGGAAATTAATGCAGCTTTTCAAAGGAACCACCGCACCAAACAATGCCTCAGAAGGAGAAGTAGCTTCCGTTTATTTTGGTATTTCTGTTCCTGATGAAAAGAAATTATCCTTCAGGCATCACCGTCAACACAATTTGAATTTTGGGGAGAAAATGATAATGCAACCCTGCTGA
- a CDS encoding carboxypeptidase-like regulatory domain-containing protein — MTKTRNQKQYTIQGTILNQNKKPVKGVLIRATDLDPQTSEKLIGGHVYTDEKGKYIITFRESDFRTRDRKKVPT, encoded by the coding sequence ATGACCAAAACTAGAAATCAAAAACAATATACTATTCAAGGAACAATCCTCAACCAAAATAAAAAACCAGTTAAGGGTGTCTTAATAAGAGCGACAGATCTGGATCCTCAAACTTCTGAAAAATTGATTGGAGGTCATGTTTATACAGATGAAAAAGGTAAATACATAATTACCTTTAGAGAGTCTGACTTTCGAACAAGGGACAGAAAAAAGGTCCCAACATAA